The following proteins are encoded in a genomic region of Chloracidobacterium sp.:
- the ruvA gene encoding Holliday junction branch migration protein RuvA, translating into MIAHLSGKIIEKTTDAIVVDVAGVGYEVSVPLSTFYELGEAGSRVSLRIHTHVREDAIVLFGFSTASERDLFLRLISVQGVGPKLAITILSGVSAEDLAHAIRTDNFARLTSIPGVGKKTAERLVLELRDKLAEIGRDARPAAGISDTEGGKAFDDALSALVNLGYQRTAAEKALQQAVKGGTEISVQKLLRAALQLLAK; encoded by the coding sequence ATGATCGCACACCTCAGCGGAAAAATTATCGAGAAAACGACCGATGCCATCGTTGTTGATGTCGCGGGCGTAGGCTATGAGGTGTCGGTGCCGCTTTCGACCTTCTATGAACTTGGCGAGGCAGGCAGCCGTGTTTCGCTTCGCATCCATACTCATGTTCGCGAAGATGCGATAGTGCTGTTCGGCTTTAGTACGGCAAGCGAACGCGATCTTTTCCTGCGGCTCATTTCTGTGCAGGGAGTCGGCCCGAAGCTTGCGATCACGATCCTTTCCGGCGTCAGTGCCGAGGATCTGGCTCATGCTATCAGAACCGACAATTTCGCTCGGCTTACATCGATCCCGGGTGTCGGAAAAAAGACGGCGGAGCGGCTCGTCCTCGAACTTCGCGACAAACTTGCTGAGATTGGCCGCGACGCACGTCCGGCGGCAGGGATTTCGGATACGGAAGGCGGCAAGGCCTTTGACGACGCTCTGTCGGCCCTCGTTAATCTCGGCTATCAACGCACGGCCGCCGAAAAGGCCTTGCAGCAGGCCGTAAAGGGCGGTACGGAGATATCTGTCCAAAAGCTGCTCCGTGCGGCACTTCAACTCCTCGCAAAATAG